The following proteins are encoded in a genomic region of Necator americanus strain Aroian chromosome II, whole genome shotgun sequence:
- a CDS encoding hypothetical protein (NECATOR_CHRII.G6701.T2), translating to MACYCEDNHSEDGANGKPQDYTVLLLTFDTVGEFERLFLEIKKLLPDFNPQQIVTDKAPCFYNGFRAVFPEARTTLHYCRWHIDQTFKRSATRLVAARIRGQVKKDLSELLLIADLTLFESRFGQILGRTASWASLANKGAVMDTTMISERWHLRLKKDFLHRNANSRADFLVELLIRAVEDLADSAEIRDRRRLAASSFRVQQSTKCHRWALKHYENSPEKVKRVAEKKWELQGKGVAEKYQVVYLGGCACSESLSENVHCPLCGVSWRCSCLDNRAGISCLHRHAAKLYGGGVVEEHPSTSQVHERPHTQLSETMYEVDQVLSTQDLVTAAQERKQQRTQIRSNIESKYAVLRANVNILVNTDTEEAAETLKKIYDLVDQASKLKVSQPSTEGVHIAARPELTKPGAKPQLTKAELYTVSYPC from the exons AGGCTCTTTTTGGAGATCAAGAAGCTTCTGCCTGATTTCAACCCACAACAGATAGTTACTGATAAAGCTCCATGCTTTTACAACGGATTTCGAGCTGTTTTTCCGGAAGCGCGGACTACGCTGCACTACTGTAGATGGCACATCGACCAAACATTCAAAAGGAGCGCCACCAGATTAGttgcg GCTCGCATTCGAGGACAAGTAAAGAAAGACCTCAGTGAACTTCTCCTCATTGCTGACCTCACTTTGTTTGAGTCACGCTTCGGACAAATTCTCG GAAGGACTGCCAGTTGGGCATCACTTGCAAACAAAGGTGCCGTGATGGACACGACGATGATTAGTGAGAGGTGGCATCTGCGTCTAAAGAAGGACTTCCTCCACAGAAATGCCAACTCAAGAGCCGACTTTCTCGTAGAGCTGCTAATCAGAGCTGTGGAGGACCTGGCTGATTCAGCCGAAATTAGG GATCGCCGTCGACTCGCAGCATCCTCTTTCCGTGTTCAGCAGTCCACTAAATGTCATAGATGGGCATTGAAACACTACGAGAACAGTCCTGAGAAGGTGAAGCGAGTGGcagaaaagaaatgggaaCTTCAAGGAAAAGGTGTGGCGGAAAAATACCAAGTGGTATACTTGGGTGGATGCGCATGCAGTGAATCCTTGAGTGAAAACGTTCACTGCCCACTCTGCGGTGTCTCTTGGCGCTGCAGCTGCTTGGATAATAGAGCTGGAATCAGTTGCCTTCACAGACATGCGGCAAAATTATATGGAGGAGGCGTTGTAGAGGAACATCCATCTACTTCACAAGTCCATGAAAGACCCCATACACAGCTAAGTGAGACGATGTATGAGGTCGACCAAGTACTTTCCACTCAAGATCTGGTCACGGCAGCTCAGGAGCGCAAACAACAACGAACTCAAATAAGGAGTAACATTGAAAGT aaatatgCAGTCCTGCGCGCAAATGTAAACATTCTTGTAAACACTGACACAGAAGAAGCGGCGGAAACGCTCAAGAAGATTTATGATCTTGTTGATCAAGCATCAAAATTAAAAGTCAGTCAGCCCTCTACAGAAGGAGTGCATATCGCTGCTAGGCCAGAGCTGACTAAACCCGGAGCAAAACCTCAGCTCACTAAGGCAGAGCTTTACACAGTAAGTTACCCATGTTAA